Proteins encoded by one window of Candidatus Dadabacteria bacterium:
- the dnaA gene encoding chromosomal replication initiator protein DnaA, whose product MKKTEEVAHDNLAAENYKSEQKIEFDWDAVLEGVKKDLYFPPSWLFSIKVAKIEGKMVTLEAKTHFQALWVKNHYLQLINDAARNLYGKEGFQVTIDAGEENSVARESRKDRVLDNGGIREPHDPQTASFFSSSNTFDNFVVGPSNQFAHAASYAIAENPGMAYNPLFIHSGVGLGKTHLLHSIGNHILKKYGTRLNTFCISAEHFTNGVVQSIKTGSMDKFRNLYRLNCDVLLIDDIQFIAGKDSTQEEFFHTFNSLYTAKKQIVITSDKPPSVMKNFEERLKSRFEWGLTADIQPPEVETKIAIIERKAEEEQIEIPADVASFVAQNVLSNIRELEGSVNKLFAYSKMFRERITLELAKQLLSNLVKKEAPKIITIDLIQKEVSSFFELTVKDLKSNQKQKKVSEPRQIAMFLSRKYTSSSFPEIGNRFGGKNHSTVVHAVKNVEKKIGRDPSVSTAVTALSTTLEKFITS is encoded by the coding sequence TTGAAAAAGACAGAGGAAGTTGCGCACGACAACCTAGCTGCTGAAAACTACAAATCGGAACAAAAAATAGAGTTTGACTGGGACGCCGTTCTCGAAGGCGTCAAGAAAGACCTTTACTTTCCCCCCTCATGGCTGTTTTCCATAAAAGTCGCAAAAATCGAGGGGAAGATGGTCACGCTTGAGGCGAAAACCCACTTCCAGGCCCTCTGGGTAAAAAACCACTACCTGCAACTGATAAACGACGCTGCCCGCAACCTCTACGGAAAAGAAGGCTTCCAGGTAACCATAGATGCGGGCGAGGAGAACTCCGTTGCCCGGGAAAGCAGAAAAGACAGGGTCCTGGACAACGGGGGAATCAGAGAACCGCACGATCCACAGACAGCAAGCTTTTTCAGTTCATCCAACACGTTTGACAACTTTGTCGTCGGGCCCAGCAACCAGTTCGCCCACGCCGCCTCATACGCCATAGCGGAGAACCCGGGAATGGCCTATAACCCTCTTTTCATACACAGCGGAGTGGGCCTCGGGAAGACCCACCTCCTCCACTCCATCGGGAACCACATACTCAAAAAGTACGGAACCCGCCTGAATACCTTCTGCATCTCGGCCGAGCACTTCACAAACGGGGTGGTGCAGAGCATAAAAACAGGTTCGATGGACAAGTTCAGGAACCTCTACAGACTGAACTGCGACGTCCTGCTGATAGACGACATACAGTTCATCGCCGGCAAGGACAGCACGCAGGAGGAGTTCTTTCACACGTTTAACTCCCTCTACACCGCAAAAAAGCAGATCGTCATAACTAGCGACAAGCCGCCGAGCGTGATGAAGAACTTCGAGGAGCGCCTGAAATCCAGGTTCGAGTGGGGGCTTACGGCCGACATACAGCCGCCGGAAGTTGAGACTAAGATAGCCATCATAGAGAGAAAGGCCGAGGAGGAACAGATCGAGATTCCGGCCGACGTGGCTTCGTTTGTGGCCCAGAACGTCCTCTCCAACATAAGGGAGCTTGAAGGCTCAGTGAACAAGCTCTTTGCCTACTCCAAGATGTTCAGAGAGAGAATAACCCTTGAACTGGCAAAGCAACTCCTCAGCAATCTGGTAAAAAAAGAGGCCCCGAAAATAATAACCATAGACCTCATCCAGAAAGAGGTAAGCTCCTTCTTTGAACTCACCGTGAAGGACCTGAAATCCAACCAGAAGCAGAAAAAAGTTTCTGAGCCCAGACAGATAGCGATGTTCCTTTCGAGAAAATACACCTCGTCGTCGTTCCCGGAAATAGGGAACAGGTTCGGAGGGAAAAACCACTCCACGGTGGTCCACGCAGTAAAAAACGTTGAAAAAAAGATCGGAAGGGATCCTTCGGTCTCAACCGCCGTCACGGCGCTCTCAACCACCCTCGAGAAGTTCATCACATCCTGA
- the gspN gene encoding type II secretion system protein GspN yields the protein MKIKTRIKIPEKLSVRLYIGVFFAFFLIFLLLGFPRDSVERRIIFEIQSNSPVPVLIGDADLRGLSSIELRDIRVMLGEREPLVIDRARVSAGLLSVIFSDDTRISFSVDAYGGKIDGKVSQNMKKKSVTSAEVDINSVESSTVSRLFLGDGGISVSGKIDGTIKLIGEGESGGISKMEYLVSSPSFSVAIGKVQGFEVGEEYRNLSVVLRGTANRFESRVEKLSLTNPQLSLQAEGKAPSPLRLRKGAALDLSVTFRPSPEDVKLALVGSFLGSRGDGSFSGRIRGTLAEPRILKGNGGS from the coding sequence ATGAAGATAAAGACCAGAATCAAAATACCGGAGAAACTCTCCGTCCGTCTCTACATCGGGGTTTTCTTCGCGTTTTTTCTGATTTTTCTTCTTCTGGGGTTTCCAAGGGACTCGGTCGAAAGAAGGATCATCTTCGAGATACAGAGCAATTCCCCGGTTCCGGTTCTGATAGGGGATGCGGACCTGAGGGGTCTTTCCTCGATTGAGCTCAGGGACATCCGAGTGATGCTCGGGGAAAGGGAGCCGCTTGTGATTGACAGGGCCAGGGTGAGCGCCGGGCTTCTGTCCGTTATTTTCTCCGATGACACCCGGATTTCCTTCTCCGTCGATGCCTACGGCGGGAAGATAGACGGCAAGGTTTCACAGAACATGAAGAAAAAAAGCGTCACAAGCGCGGAGGTGGACATAAATTCCGTCGAATCCTCGACCGTTTCACGTCTTTTTCTGGGGGACGGAGGGATTTCCGTCAGCGGGAAGATAGACGGGACCATAAAGCTTATCGGGGAGGGGGAAAGCGGAGGGATATCGAAGATGGAATACCTGGTGTCCTCTCCTTCTTTTTCGGTTGCCATAGGCAAGGTGCAGGGGTTTGAGGTGGGGGAGGAGTACAGGAACCTGAGCGTCGTGCTTCGCGGCACCGCCAACCGCTTTGAATCGCGGGTCGAGAAGCTTTCCCTCACGAACCCGCAACTATCCCTGCAGGCGGAGGGAAAAGCCCCGTCTCCGCTTCGCTTAAGAAAGGGGGCCGCCCTTGATCTCTCCGTTACATTCAGGCCTTCTCCGGAGGATGTGAAGCTTGCTCTTGTCGGCAGTTTTCTTGGTTCCCGCGGAGACGGTAGCTTCTCCGGAAGAATCCGGGGAACGCTTGCGGAGCCCAGGATTTTAAAGGGGAACGGAGGCAGTTAA
- the dnaN gene encoding DNA polymerase III subunit beta, giving the protein MMFKIKGGDFSRKLGMIQGVVEKRTTMPILSHVLMSSTDKGLFLEATDLENTATVFCDVETEGEFKMAVPAGILSDLVREIKEEEEISVTATENNWIEVVTSSGSFKIAGLAADDFPRIPEVSSENLFQFSSERFEEMISKTVFSVSDDEMRRSLSGVFFEKRGEQTLRLVATDGHRLSFVDEKIENLNLPKDILVPKKAVMEMRRLLRLSKEVRVGSSGNFFVFELNDENLVFISRVIDAEFPDYMQVVPVSTKNTVTVDASKLLVALRRVSLFSADNVRGGGRFVEMAFGEGRLLLGAYLNTGEGKESIPVEYSGDEVKLGFNFTYFQDVLDAVGSSEVIIGFSGHKNPVYLVPCSEGEKQDGYVNVIMPMELDARAAEGQARE; this is encoded by the coding sequence ATGATGTTTAAAATCAAAGGCGGAGATTTTTCAAGAAAGCTGGGAATGATCCAGGGAGTCGTGGAGAAAAGAACGACCATGCCGATTCTCTCCCATGTTCTTATGAGTTCTACAGACAAAGGCCTGTTTCTGGAAGCTACCGATCTTGAAAACACGGCCACGGTTTTCTGCGATGTCGAGACTGAAGGAGAGTTCAAGATGGCGGTTCCCGCGGGGATCCTTTCGGATCTCGTGAGGGAGATCAAGGAAGAAGAGGAAATTTCGGTCACCGCTACCGAGAACAACTGGATCGAGGTGGTTACCAGCTCGGGTTCTTTCAAGATAGCGGGGCTCGCGGCCGACGATTTCCCCAGGATACCCGAGGTTTCTTCGGAGAACCTGTTCCAGTTTTCCTCCGAGAGGTTTGAGGAGATGATATCCAAGACGGTCTTTTCTGTCTCCGATGATGAAATGAGAAGAAGCCTCTCAGGAGTTTTTTTCGAAAAAAGAGGGGAGCAGACACTCAGGCTTGTCGCCACTGACGGTCACAGACTCAGCTTTGTCGATGAAAAAATAGAGAACCTCAACCTGCCGAAGGATATTCTGGTTCCCAAAAAAGCGGTTATGGAGATGAGAAGACTTCTTCGCCTCTCTAAGGAAGTCAGGGTCGGGAGCAGCGGAAACTTCTTCGTTTTCGAGTTAAACGACGAAAACCTTGTTTTCATTTCCAGGGTGATTGACGCTGAATTTCCGGACTACATGCAGGTGGTTCCGGTCTCGACGAAAAACACGGTCACGGTCGATGCATCCAAGCTTCTGGTTGCGCTCAGGCGGGTTTCCCTTTTTTCCGCGGACAACGTGAGGGGCGGGGGCAGGTTCGTGGAAATGGCCTTCGGCGAAGGGAGGCTGCTTCTAGGTGCCTATCTTAACACCGGCGAGGGGAAAGAGAGCATACCGGTTGAGTATTCAGGGGATGAGGTGAAGCTTGGTTTTAACTTCACGTATTTCCAGGATGTTCTTGATGCCGTGGGATCTTCGGAAGTGATAATAGGTTTTTCCGGCCACAAAAACCCGGTTTACTTGGTTCCCTGCTCGGAAGGCGAAAAGCAGGACGGCTACGTGAACGTGATAATGCCAATGGAACTTGACGCCAGAGCGGCGGAGGGGCAGGCGAGGGAATAA